Proteins co-encoded in one Cataglyphis hispanica isolate Lineage 1 chromosome 4, ULB_Chis1_1.0, whole genome shotgun sequence genomic window:
- the LOC126849357 gene encoding uncharacterized protein LOC126849357, translated as MRVVCTFCGLFLAIAIVNCSPIVKRDAEELPQEDLSPLNEVYVFEADEPDGDRGDRDKRKIGLTLGIKNGILNFVFGKVDSLLDSKIKAIDVLEESNRAKNAIYGIDASKSRTTEFVNDLVSKKIQSATSSIGPIINSATTLFSGASAGLSNAFVSKFAPLSSLSGGLSGGAGAGAGGGGSALIGTLLTQGIGALSSISQSGGGLSGGVTAGKSATSSGSQTGTGINVGAFANLAGKVPITTTTDDTPVFDRTRVSLDIPSRAFGTGFTLITNVSKILNSVILNSARRTQTFLEIFKPIFRGSFAIKGLSDN; from the exons ATGCGGGTAGTCTGCACATTTTGCGGACTGTTCTTGGCCATTGCCATTGTCAATTGCAGTCCTATTGTCAAAAGAGATGCGGAAGAGTTACCCCAAGAGGATCTTAGTCCATTAAACGAA GTCTACGTATTCGAAGCCGATGAACCCGATGGCGATAGAGGCGATAGGGATAAGAGAAAGATTGGTCTCACACTTGGGATAAAGAATGGCATCCTCAACTTCGTGTTCGgc aaagtgGACTCCTTGCTGGACTCAAAGATAAAAGCGATCGATGTTCTCGAAGAATCCAACAGGGCGAAAAACGCCATTTATGGAATTGATGCTAGCAAGTCACGTACGACAGAATTCGTCAATGATTTGGTGTCCAAGAAGATTCAGTCCGCGACAAGCAGCATAGGGCCGATTATAAACAGTGCGACGACACTCTTCTCAGGAGCTTCGGCTGGTTTGTCGAACGCATTTGTCTCGAAATTCGCTCCATTAAGCTCGCTTTCCGGTGGTCTTTCCGGAGGTGCTGGTGCAGGTGCAG gagGCGGAGGATCGGCTCTTATCGGCACTCTCCTGACCCAAGGGATCGGCGCTTTGTCAAGTATAAGCCAAAGTGGCGGTGGTCTGAGTGGAGGAGTCACTGCCGGCAAAAGCGCTACGAGTTCTGGTTCGCAGACCGGCACTGGAATTAATGTCGGAGCTTTCGCCAATTTGGCAGGG AAGGTGCCTATTACCACTACCACGGATGATACACCCGTTTTCGACAGAACTAGGGTGTCCTTGGATATACCATCAAGAGCATTCGGCACTGGTTTCACTTTAATTACTAATGTTAGCAAAATCCTCAACAGTGTAATCCTA AACTCGGCTCGCCGAACACAGACGTTCCTAGAGATCTTCAAGCCGATCTTCCGTGGTTCATTCGCTATAAAGGGTTTATCGGATAACTAG